One segment of Equus asinus isolate D_3611 breed Donkey chromosome 18, EquAss-T2T_v2, whole genome shotgun sequence DNA contains the following:
- the LOC106832848 gene encoding keratin-associated protein 2-1-like: MTASCCGSAFSSLSLGGGCCQPCFRGYPSCCRPVSCQTTVCRPVTCDPHYTRSICKPCRRPSCCDPCSLQEGCCCSISCCPTSCMAVVCRPCCWASTCCQPISVQSPCCRPHSWQPAPCCTVCRTSRC; this comes from the coding sequence ATGACAGCCTCCTGCTGtggctctgccttctcctccctgAGTCTTGGGGGAGGCTGCTGCCAGCCCTGTTTCCGTGGCTACCCCTCCTGCTGCCGCCCCGTGTCCTGCCAGACCACCGTTTGCCGCCCCGTGACCTGCGATCCCCACTACACGCGCTCCATCTGCAAGCCCTGCCGCCGCCCCAGCTGCTGTGACCCCTGCTCCCTGCAGGAGGGCTGCTGCTGCTCTATCAGCTGCTGCCCCACGTCCTGCATGGCCGTGGTCTGCCGGCCTTGCTGCTGGGCCTCCACCTGCTGCCAGCCCATCTCTGTGCAGTCCCCCTGCTGCCGCCCCCACTCCTGGCAGCCAGCCCCCTGCTGCACCGTCTGCAGGACCTCCCGCTGCTGA